CCTTTCCCATGTTTTCGCGCGACGGGGCCCGGCTCGTCTTCTGCTCGAACCGCGGCGCTTCCGCCTCTCGGGAGTACAACGTGTTCGTGGCCGACTGGCTGGACTAGTTTTGTACTCCGTGGTCAGGCCCTTGAGAATGAACGCCGCGCCGGTCTCGCGGACTTGTCGCATCAGTCGCCTCGTATTGCGCATGTAGAGGGGCCTCCTTGGCTGGAAGCCGCGCCGGTGTCAGACAGCGTGTCAATCGCAAGCTCCGGTTTCGTGTCCGGCCATGGGAACCGAGGCCGGGGTTTTGCCATTTGGTATGATCGTCGCGGGCCGCTGTGGAGATGGCCGCGTGCTGCCGCGACGAACCTCGTCGGCACTAGAGGACCGGGTGCTCGCGATGCTCGCAGCCCGGCCGCTGAGCCGCTGAGCGCGAGCCTTTAGGCGAACGGCGGTAGCGTGCGCTAAGGTAGGAGGCGGAGGTTGCGGATGAAGTACAAGATCGCCCTGCTGAAGACGGACGAGGGGTACAGCGTTTCCGTCCCAGGTCTGCCAGGTTGTTGGTCGCAGGGGTCTACTGAGAAGGAAGCGCTCGAGAACATCCAGGACGCGATCCAAGAGTATCTCGCCGCCCGCGACGAGCTTCTGGAGGGTGCGGTGGTCCGTGAAGTTGAGGTCGCCACGTAGGCGTGGCGAAGCTCCCTGGCATCAACCATCAGGATGCCGTCCGAGCTTTGCAGAAGGCCGGCTTCCGAATCGTCCGGCAGGGTAAGCACATCGTGATGACTGATGGCGTCCGGAT
The Candidatus Methylomirabilota bacterium DNA segment above includes these coding regions:
- a CDS encoding type II toxin-antitoxin system HicB family antitoxin, translated to MKYKIALLKTDEGYSVSVPGLPGCWSQGSTEKEALENIQDAIQEYLAARDELLEGAVVREVEVAT